The DNA region CGTCCCGACCTGAGCTGGCTCGCCGAGGTCCGTCTCGACCTCGACCCGGTGCTCTCCGCCCCGAGCCGGCTGGCTCCCCTGATCGACCCCAACGTCCACTCCTGCGGCACCGTCTACCCGCACGGCGCCGCCGAGCTCGCCCAGCCCGAGACCGGCCTGTACCTGGCCGGCATGAAGTCCTACGGCCGGGCGCCCTCGTTCCTGGCGCTCACCGGCTACGAGCAGACCCGCAGCGTCGTGGCCGCCATCGCCGGCGACCACGAGGCGGCGGCCCGTGTCGACCTGGTGCTCCCCGAGTCCGGCGTCTGCGGCGGCTCCGGGGTGTTCGACGGCGAGCCCACCGAGGAGAGCGGTGGCGCCTGCTGCGCGCCCGCCCCGGAGCTGATCACCCTCGCCGCGGCCCCCACCGCACGCGACGCCGGCGGCCGCGGCACCTCCTGCGGATGAGCGCCCGCGCCGCCACCACGCTGCCGCGCGGATGCCCTCGCTGAGCGTCGAGCCGCTCGGCGCACGGCCGCTGCGCCGCGTGGTGGCGGCGCTCTGCGTCACCCAGATCGTCTCCTGGGGCGTGCTGTTCTACGCGTTCCCGGTGATGGCGACGTCCATCAGCGAAAGCCAGGACTGGCCGCTGACCACCGTGGTCGCCGTCTTCACCGTGTCCCAGCTCGTCGCCGCTGTGGCCGGGATCGCCGTCGGCCACCTCCTCGACCGGAACGGGCCCCGGCGGCTGATGACCGTCGGCTCCGCCGTCGCCGTCGTCGCCCTCGTGGTCATCGCGACCGCTCCCTCGCTGCCGATCTTCCTGCTCGGCTGGGTGTGCGCCGGGGTCGCCATGTCCGCGACCCTCTACCCACCCGCGTTCGCCACGATCACCCACTGGGCACCCGCCGAGCACCGGGTCCGCGCCCTCACCGCGCTCACCCTCGTCGCCGGATTCGCCTCCACCGTCTTCGCCCCGCTCGCCGCCGTCCTCGACGGCCACACCGACTGGCGTACGACGTACCTGGTCCTCGCCGGTGTGCTCGCCGGCACCGTCCCGCTGCACTGGCGCGCCCTCGACGCTCCGTGGCGCACCCGCCGCGACGACCCTCGGGCCGCCACCTCCCCGGCCGGTCGCGCACCGGCCCGCGCCGGCGGCACCTGGGAGGTGGTACGACAGCCGCGGTACGTCGGACTCGTCGCGGCGTTCACGCTCGGCGGGTTCTGCGTCTACGCGGTCGTCATCAACCTCGTCCCGCTGCTGACCGAGCACGGGCTCACAACGACCGAGGCCGCTGTCGCCCTCGGCATCGGAGGAGTCGGGCAGGTCGGCGGGCGACTGCTGTATGCACCCGTCATCGCCAAGATGCCCGTCGAGCCCCGCACCGTCGTGGTCCTCCTGGCCGCGGGCGCGACCACGGCGGCGATCGCCCTCAGCGCCGACTGGCTCGTCGTGGTCGGCGTCGCCTCGTTCGCCGCCGGCATCGCACGTGGCATCTTCACCCTGATCCAGGCCACCGCCGTCACCGACCGCTGGGGACGGTCGCCTACGGGGCCCGCAACTCGTTGCTCTCCGGCGGCGTGATGACCGCCTCGGCCCTCGCCCCGTGGGCAGGGGCGGTGCTCGCCGATGCCAGCGGGGGCTACCGCAGCGCGTTCCTCGTCCTGGCGATCGGCGCCGCCGTCGCCGCCGGCCTGGTCGTCGTCACCCGCGGTGCGTCACGGCCGGCGGCCGTCGCGCCAGCCCACCTCTCCACCGACCCGAACTGTGGAGAAACGATTGACAACTTCTTTTAACGGAAGCAGGCTGACGCAAACACACGCAAACGAAGGTATTGAGCGATGGACATCACCTCCCGTGGCCGAGCGGCCATCGTCTGGGTGGTGGTGAGCATCGCCACCTGCGGAACGCTGACGCTCGCGGTCGACGCCCTCGAGGCGCCGGCGGTCGACGGCGCCGATGCCACGGCGGACCTGATCGTCCTGGCCTGCACACTCGGCGCGATCGGCGCAGCGCTGCGCCTGTGGTGGGTGACGACCGGCGTGGTAGCCGGTCTGCTCCGCGGCCGTGCTCCCCGGCCGGACGGGTGGCTGCGACGCACGCTGCTCACCGTGTGCGGGGTGGCGGTCCTCTCCGGGACCGCCACCGCCCACGCCGCCCCGGACCTCGACGGTCTCCCACTGCCGGACCGCAGCACCTCCTCCGGCGTCGCCGCCCCCGGCGCCGGCACCAGCACCGACCCCGCTGCCAGGGACGGGCGCGAGGACCACCGACCCGACGCACCGGACCGGGTCACCG from Nocardioides sambongensis includes:
- a CDS encoding LysM peptidoglycan-binding domain-containing protein translates to MDITSRGRAAIVWVVVSIATCGTLTLAVDALEAPAVDGADATADLIVLACTLGAIGAALRLWWVTTGVVAGLLRGRAPRPDGWLRRTLLTVCGVAVLSGTATAHAAPDLDGLPLPDRSTSSGVAAPGAGTSTDPAARDGREDHRPDAPDRVTVRPGDSLWALARALLGASADDTEVASYVVELHAANHDVIGSDPDLIRPGQVLDLPHRP
- a CDS encoding MFS transporter, which gives rise to MPSLSVEPLGARPLRRVVAALCVTQIVSWGVLFYAFPVMATSISESQDWPLTTVVAVFTVSQLVAAVAGIAVGHLLDRNGPRRLMTVGSAVAVVALVVIATAPSLPIFLLGWVCAGVAMSATLYPPAFATITHWAPAEHRVRALTALTLVAGFASTVFAPLAAVLDGHTDWRTTYLVLAGVLAGTVPLHWRALDAPWRTRRDDPRAATSPAGRAPARAGGTWEVVRQPRYVGLVAAFTLGGFCVYAVVINLVPLLTEHGLTTTEAAVALGIGGVGQVGGRLLYAPVIAKMPVEPRTVVVLLAAGATTAAIALSADWLVVVGVASFAAGIARGIFTLIQATAVTDRWGRSPTGPATRCSPAA